One Amblyomma americanum isolate KBUSLIRL-KWMA chromosome 8, ASM5285725v1, whole genome shotgun sequence DNA window includes the following coding sequences:
- the Phf5a gene encoding PHD finger protein 5a, whose translation MAKHHPDLIFCRKQAGVAIGRLCEKCDGKCVICDSYVRPCTLVRICDECNYGSYQGRCVICGGPGVSDAYYCKECTIQEKDRDGCPKIVNLGSSKTDLFYERKKYGFKKR comes from the exons ATGGCGAAGCACCATCCAGATTTGATCTTCTGCCGAAAACAGGCCGGTGTCG CCATCGGGCGCCTCTGCGAAAAAT GTGATGGCAAGTGCGTGATCTGCGACTCGTACGTACGGCCCTGCACCTTGGTGCGCATCTGCGACGAGTGCAACTACGGTTCATACCAGGGTCGCTGCGTCATCTGTGGAGGACCCGGCGTCTCGGACGCCTACTACTGCAAGGAGTGCACCATCCAGGAGAAGGAT AGGGACGGTTGCCCAAAGATTGTGAATCTGGGAAGCTCCAAGACGGACTTATTCTACGAGCGGAAAAAATACGGCTTCAAAAAAAGGTGA